One part of the Apus apus isolate bApuApu2 chromosome 23, bApuApu2.pri.cur, whole genome shotgun sequence genome encodes these proteins:
- the LOC127393829 gene encoding scavenger receptor cysteine-rich domain-containing protein SCART1-like, with protein MRWDVGVSLPKDSRNSKGSLVAPGFVQLVGGDSPCSGHVEIHDGNQWRSLCDSDFDPKAANVVCRELQCGAALSVPMASHFGEVVGPMWDRELQCVGNESLLASCPRGSPRDQPCTHRNAAGVTCTRFRLVNGSTACEGRVEVQVLGTWGTLCSSYWDLRDAHVLCHHLNCGFAESIPGGGHFGRGTGPIWRDSFHCDGTEAHLGQCPVTALGASPCAHENNAAVICSDESASLRLVDGGSRCDGRLEIFQHGTWARVLDDRWDMQEAHVVCQQLQCREAEKAYNPPKPQRGMGPVGLRGVWCMGHEANLTLCNTSLPESALGAGIAEDVGVVCWGSRQVRLVNGSGRCAGRVEIYYQGSWGTVCDDGWDLPDAAVVCHQLGCGEALEARGSAWFGAGSGQIWLDGMNCSGAEAALWDCPAESWGEHDCGHKEDAGVVCSEFVSLRLENSNNCSGRLQVFYNGTWGSICSNSMSPKTVSLACKELGCGEEGSLETHLLYGRVSGPAWLDHVECGESNSSFWQCPSSPWHLQLCDGLRDETHIICNDRERIRAVGGENRCSGRVEIWHRGFWGTVCDDSWELQDAEVACRQLGCGPAVSALDEAAFGEGMGPIWLEQVECRGTEPSLRDCWARAGDSGACRHKEDAAVRCRGSEGAQDPFPEAMYEEIGYSWSWEKQARLSSSASYSEGFLTKLQPCPTDNIPVLSGGEPVNGYDDAMEVSDPVEDPIPGQEDLENPRAPEDTAGPRDAPGGAAGTIGMPK; from the exons ATGAGGTGGGATGTGGGTGTGTCACTGCCAAAGGACTCTAGGAATTCAAAGGGGTCTTTGGTTGCTCCAGGATTTGTCCAGCTGGTCGGAGGGGACAGCCCCTGCTCAGGACATGTGGAGATCCATGACGGGAACCAGTGGCGATCTCTCTGTGACTCAGACTTTGATCCCAAAGCTGCCAACGTGGTCTGCAGGGAGCTACAGTGTGGTGCAGCCCTGTCCGTGCCCATGGCATCTCACTTTGGAGAAGTTGTTGGTCCCATGTGGGACAGAGAGCTGCAGTGTGTGGGGAACGAATCCCTTCTCgcctcctgccccaggggaTCCCCCAGGGAccagccctgcacccacagGAATGCTGCTGGTGTCACCTGTACAC GGTTCAGGCTGGTGAACGGCAGCACAGCGTGTGAGGGGAGGGTGGAGGTCCAGGTGCTGGGGACCTGGGGCACCCTTTGTAGCTCCTACTGGGATCTCCGGGATGCTCACGTTCTCTGTCATCACCTCAACTGTGGCTTTGCTGAGTCTATTCCTGGAGGAGGACATTTTGGGAGAGGAACTGGTCCCATCTGGAGAGACTCATTCCACTGTGATGGGACTGAGGCCCACCTGGGTCAGTGCCCAGTGACTGCCCTGGGGGCCTCGCCATGTGCCCATGAGAACAATGCTGCTGTCATTTGCTCAG ATGAATCAGCATCCCTGCGGCTGGTGGATGGAGGGAGCCGATGCGACGGGCGATTGGAGATCTTCCAGCATGGGACATGGGCCAGAGTTCTGGATGACCGGTGGGACATGCAGGAGGCCCATGTGgtgtgccagcagctgcagtgcagagaagcagaaaaagcctACAACCCCCCGAAACCTCAGAGAGGAATGGGTCCCGTGGGGCTGCGAGGGGTTTGGTGCATGGGGCATGAGGCCAACCTGACCCTTTGCAACACCTCCCTGCCGGAGAGTGCCCTGGGGGCAGGGATTGCAGAAGATGTGGGGGTCGTTTGCTGGG GGAGCCGGCAGGTCCGGCTGGTGAACGGCTCTGGGCGCTGCGCCGGGAGAGTGGAGATCTACTACCAAGGCAGCTGGGGAACTGTCTGCGATGACGGCTGGGACCTGCCTGACGCGGCCGTCGTTTGCCACCAGCTGGGCTGCGGGGAGGCCCTGGAGGCCCGTGGCTCTGCCTGGTTTGGGGCCGGCTCTGGGCAGATCTGGCTGGATGGCATGAACTGCTCCGGGGCTGAAGCTGCTCTCTGGGACTGCCCAGCAGAGTCCTGGGGGGAGCACGACTGCGGGCACAAAGAGGACGCAGGAGTCGTCTGCTCAG AGTTTGTGTCCCTGAGGCTGGAGAACAGCAACAACTGCTCTGGGCGCCTGCAGGTTTTCTACAATGGGACATGGGGAAGCATTTGTTCCAACTCAATGTCTCCCAAAACGGTGTCACTTGCATgcaaggagctgggctgtggggaagAAGGGTCCCTGGAAACCCACTTGCTCTATGGCAGAGTGTCTGGGCCCGCCTGGCTGGATCACGTGGAGTGTGGGGAAAGCAACAGCTCTTTCTGGCAGTGCCCTTCTTCTCCATGGCACCTGCAGTTGTGTGATGGCCTGCGAGATGAGACCCACATCATCTGCAATG acAGGGAGAGGATTCGTGCTGTGGGAGGTGAGAACAGGTGCTCGGGCCGAGTGGAGATCTGGCACCGCGGCTTCTGGGGGACGGTGTGTGACGactcctgggagctgcaggacgCGGAGGtggcctgcaggcagctgggctgtggccCCGCCGTGTCTGCCCTAGATGAGGCTGCCTTTGGGGAGGGGATGGGCCCCATctggctggagcaggtggaGTGCCGGGGCACAGAGCCATCCCTGCGGGACTGCTGGGCCCGGGCTGGGGACAGCGGGGCCTGCCGGCACAAGGAGGACGCTGCTGTGCGCTGCCGGG gcTCTGAGGGAGCTCAGGATCCCTTCCCTGAGGCCATGTACGAGGAGATTGGTTACAGCTGGTCATGGGAGAAGCAAGCGAGGCTCAGCAGCTCAG CCTCCTATTCAGAGGGGTTCCTCACcaagctgcagccctgccctacGGACA ACATCCCTGTCCTGTCTGGAGGTGAGCCAGTGAATGGCTATGATGATGCCATGGAGGTTTCTGACCCTGTGGAGGATCCAATCCCTGGGCAGGAAGACTTGGAAAATCCCAGGGCACCAGAGGACACAGCAGGGCCCAGGGATGCACCTGGAG GGGCAGCTGGCACCATCGGAATGCCTAAGTAA
- the LOC127393613 gene encoding olfactory receptor 10AG1-like, with the protein MPQRKGLDNHTTGPGFILLGFSDHSSLQGLRFTVFLVIYLVVITGNSLIVLITVVDSSLYTPMHFFLRNLSFLEICYTSVTLPKMLVGFLMEDGRISFLGCAAQLYFLVLLGSTECLLLAAMAYDRYTAICDPLHYTLIMSRGLCISLVVGSWMAVIPMQVGQTYQLFTLPFCASHDLHHFFCDVPPLLELACAETFWNQVTLYIIILVFAVLPFSLIVISYIKIIRAILKIPSVLGRHKAFSTCSSHLGVVTLFYGSATIVYLKQRSRDSADTDKYLALFYTIVTPVFNPVIYSLRNKEVRIALKKLLRTR; encoded by the coding sequence ATGCCCCAAAGAAAAGGTTTGGACAATCACACCACTGGACCTGGATTCATTCTTCTGGGATTTTCTGATCACTCCAGCCTGCAGGGCCTGCGCTTCACAGTCTTCCTGGTCATCTACCTGGTAGTCATCACAGGAAACAGTCTGATTGTACTCATCACAGTGGTGGACTCAAGCCTCTACACCCCTATGCATTTCTTCCTGAGGAACTTGTCCTTTCTGGAGATCTGCTACACGTCAGTCACTCTGCCAAAAATGCTGGTGGGTTTCCTAATGGAAGATGGCAGGATCTCCTTCcttggctgtgctgcccagctctATTTCCTGGTTTTATTGGGCAGCACTGAATGTCTTCTCCTGGCTGCCATGGCCTATGACCGCTACACAGCCATCTGTGACCCCCTGCACTATACCCTCATCATGAGCAGGGGTCTCTGCATCAGCCTGGTTGTGGGGTCATGGATGGCTGTCATACCAATGCAAGTAGGACAGACCTACCAGCTGTTCACTTTGCCCTTCTGTGCATCCCATGACCTTCATCACTTCTTCTGTGATGTGCCCCCTCTGCTAGAACTGGCCTGTGCAGAAACTTTCTGGAACCAAGTGACGCTGTACATCATCATTCTGGTATTTGCagttcttcccttctccttaaTTGTTATTTCTTACATTAAAATTATCAGGGCAATTCTCAAAATACCTTCCGTCCTGGGCAgacacaaagccttttccacctgctcTTCACACCTCGGGGTGGTGACACTCTTCTATGGCTCAGCCACAATTGTCTACTTAAAGCAACGGTCAAGGGACTCTGCAGACACTGACAAATACCTTGCCCTGTTTTACACAATTGTGACCCCCGTGTTTAACCCTGTCATCTATAGCCTAAGGAATAAGGAAGTGAGAATTGCCTTGAAGAAACTTCTAAGGACAAGGTGA